In one window of Fibrobacter sp. UWB5 DNA:
- a CDS encoding InlB B-repeat-containing protein — MRKFVVLSTLLLASFSLAREIVPEMPGTYGACYSITTVEELYGYVKLVNEGEDPDGCVLLRDDIYVNTGTDFETGNVAQWIPIGTAEHPFKGKFSGEYHTIYGIAQDCAADSVAGLFGYVAGGTEDSPVLIERLGVENTRIAGCSVVGGLAAVVDSNSYVSVNNAYSAGTFAGVLTAAGSVEKGVVGGLFGEVKGDVSIENSHSSAALKGVKFGGLVGTLSVDSLLHLKNAFSLTEYGAVNGKDFEGAEIRDSVQFANATVAKLLYEYNQYGANWRQSSGSTHPTLSEKYGGDFWYPYTLHYPNGEIKRSWHKNAVVLEDGDDSTCYIGWYESPTFEGEAEEYVWGTAELWTIGLPRDKDGWCLIGNADDLYLYAKALRDKYKKSIDFKAKLTADIVVNKNVLDSKGNVNKGTFRSWNPIENAYYTIDGDGHVISGLYYSGEGDISFIKNFGLRDKPEDISIRNLGIVDSYLESTAKDNVTTGLFLRGNGNITLEKVFFEGTLAASGEYGNVRGLFNAVNVPHDFVVKNTHVKGVLKGSATSGFGGQVLAENVSVRESYFDGILWGDGGSLFAWVCLTGTSMEQLENVEILDFYSTAYSPLIKYTFAKTLTLVNVYGRSPDMEFSYIGKKNISNFFVMDLKSDSHEITTFPSEKFRDGTVAALMRQNCVYGANCSVWGQNVEKGDTLPNFSGTINSSKLKFAKLTLKTFDDDPNASKYPKQYLKGFQLTLPAEADVIRDGYVFAGWYLSSDFSGKPITTIDSTETKDLTLYAKFVSPLIITLVEYEGKEQIDTVGKGIAWKTKRVEREGYVFAGWYDNPDFTGPLYGYATIQKNDTLYAKWYKPEIPPLVEDCYQVSTVEQLYGLDSIYGDKTRTDACVELVDDIVLNKNVLKKDESLNDSLENVLTKWKPPVIVGVFDGKGHSISGLYYDEEYAVAGVGLFERANGEKVSIRNLGIKDAFIRCNGNVAGGIVGVSETELEIANSFFEGTLYSKGKYGAGGLVGDAINRASKVITIVNSYHIGPVTSEYGFAGGLIGRFSHYSKADPSFVEVVNSFHAGRLASGEENYKECNEKSLYCGMMFKSEYVSRIDNVYSLGKIPTVSRNHVSGVMSYPIEKFEDGTVAQLLHDYNQDGVDGSIWGQSSGRKYPDFSGNVKGFSPSYAKIEWHSYSSDKYPYPAKVLKGSQLVLPDHREMVRDGYIFGGWYDNAGFMGSPIFSMNVTKDAVLYANWIEVKKPGLVNGCYQISSAEELYGFARVVNQGDSTACGELTRNITINQNVLDSNGNPPLDAEYGFAHWTPIGNENCPFSGKFEGNGYTISGLYQYALNEYGGLFGVVNGGSAKDPVFIHHLGISDSYFRGGFDSFWSNTASVVGGVSEKSYLKISRVYSTATVENGGGFVSTNEGILDIDSCYSLGKGIVSSYDASYDALIDKSYSGYVDPIRLPLVTNSYCVVESRYDCKLMDPKNFDEKMFGFVESDTSGHLMPFTPFVNLKNPPVAIVASGKQIQVNGAAPGQKYAVLDMQGRVIYQGVAEISNFVLNIPRSGKYIVRVGKAMRPVLVK, encoded by the coding sequence ATGCGAAAGTTCGTCGTTTTGTCGACGCTATTATTGGCAAGTTTTTCCCTTGCAAGAGAGATTGTCCCGGAAATGCCGGGTACTTACGGCGCGTGCTACAGTATTACGACTGTGGAAGAACTTTACGGATACGTTAAGCTCGTTAACGAAGGCGAAGACCCCGATGGGTGCGTTTTGCTTCGCGACGACATTTATGTCAATACGGGTACTGATTTTGAAACGGGGAATGTGGCACAGTGGATTCCCATTGGAACGGCGGAGCACCCTTTTAAAGGCAAGTTTTCGGGAGAATACCATACCATTTATGGTATTGCGCAAGATTGTGCGGCAGATTCTGTTGCGGGACTCTTCGGCTATGTTGCCGGAGGAACCGAAGATTCTCCGGTATTGATTGAAAGGCTTGGCGTTGAAAATACTCGTATTGCGGGATGCAGCGTAGTTGGCGGCTTGGCTGCAGTTGTCGATTCGAATAGTTATGTGTCTGTTAATAATGCCTATAGCGCAGGAACTTTTGCTGGTGTTTTAACTGCAGCTGGCTCGGTGGAAAAGGGCGTTGTCGGAGGACTTTTTGGCGAAGTTAAGGGCGATGTCTCTATTGAAAATAGCCATAGTTCGGCGGCTCTCAAGGGAGTAAAGTTTGGCGGTCTTGTCGGCACTCTCTCGGTAGATTCGCTTCTTCATCTTAAGAATGCATTTAGCCTTACGGAATATGGCGCTGTCAATGGCAAAGATTTTGAAGGCGCAGAAATTCGGGATAGTGTCCAGTTTGCAAATGCGACTGTCGCAAAACTTTTGTATGAGTATAATCAATATGGGGCAAATTGGCGCCAGTCATCTGGTAGCACGCATCCGACATTGAGTGAAAAATATGGTGGTGATTTCTGGTACCCGTATACACTGCATTACCCTAACGGAGAGATTAAGAGAAGCTGGCATAAGAATGCCGTGGTTCTTGAAGACGGTGATGATAGCACTTGTTATATCGGCTGGTATGAGTCGCCTACTTTTGAAGGTGAAGCGGAAGAATATGTTTGGGGCACTGCTGAATTATGGACTATAGGCCTCCCACGAGACAAAGATGGTTGGTGTCTTATCGGTAACGCAGATGACCTTTATCTTTATGCTAAGGCGTTAAGGGATAAATATAAAAAGTCTATTGATTTTAAGGCGAAACTCACTGCGGATATTGTTGTAAACAAGAATGTTCTTGATTCAAAAGGGAATGTGAACAAGGGAACATTCAGGTCGTGGAATCCTATCGAAAACGCTTATTATACCATTGACGGTGACGGTCATGTGATTAGTGGCCTTTATTATTCTGGGGAAGGAGATATCTCGTTTATCAAGAATTTTGGTCTCAGGGATAAACCGGAGGATATTTCAATTCGTAACTTGGGGATAGTTGATTCCTATTTGGAGAGTACGGCTAAGGATAATGTGACGACGGGTTTGTTCTTAAGGGGTAATGGTAATATTACTTTAGAAAAAGTGTTCTTTGAAGGCACTCTTGCTGCGTCTGGTGAGTATGGGAACGTAAGGGGCTTGTTCAATGCCGTTAACGTGCCGCATGATTTTGTTGTAAAGAATACTCATGTCAAGGGTGTTTTAAAAGGCTCGGCAACGAGTGGTTTTGGAGGCCAGGTTTTGGCTGAGAATGTTTCTGTACGCGAATCGTATTTTGATGGAATATTATGGGGTGATGGTGGCAGCCTTTTTGCGTGGGTGTGCTTGACGGGGACCTCTATGGAACAGCTGGAAAACGTAGAAATCCTAGATTTTTATAGCACTGCGTATAGTCCTTTGATAAAATACACCTTTGCCAAGACATTGACTTTAGTTAATGTTTATGGACGTTCTCCAGACATGGAATTCAGTTATATCGGAAAGAAAAATATCTCGAACTTCTTCGTCATGGATTTAAAATCGGATTCTCACGAAATAACGACTTTCCCGAGCGAAAAATTTAGGGATGGAACGGTTGCTGCTCTTATGCGTCAAAATTGCGTATATGGTGCCAACTGTTCCGTATGGGGACAGAATGTGGAAAAAGGGGACACACTTCCGAATTTTAGCGGAACCATAAATTCGTCAAAGTTGAAATTTGCCAAATTGACGCTGAAAACCTTTGATGATGATCCGAATGCTTCAAAATATCCTAAGCAGTACTTAAAGGGATTTCAATTGACCCTTCCTGCCGAAGCAGATGTTATACGCGATGGTTATGTTTTTGCGGGCTGGTATCTTTCTAGCGATTTCTCCGGGAAACCGATTACGACAATCGATTCAACTGAAACGAAAGATTTGACTTTGTACGCTAAATTTGTTTCACCGCTAATTATTACGCTGGTTGAATACGAGGGCAAGGAACAGATTGATACTGTAGGAAAGGGAATTGCATGGAAAACAAAACGTGTGGAGCGCGAAGGCTACGTATTTGCCGGTTGGTACGACAATCCTGATTTTACGGGACCGTTGTATGGTTATGCTACGATTCAAAAAAATGACACGTTGTACGCAAAATGGTATAAACCGGAAATTCCGCCCTTGGTGGAGGATTGCTATCAGGTGTCGACTGTAGAACAGCTTTATGGGCTTGATTCTATTTATGGGGATAAGACGAGAACAGATGCTTGCGTCGAACTTGTAGACGATATTGTACTCAATAAGAATGTTCTAAAAAAAGATGAATCTTTGAACGATTCCTTAGAAAATGTATTGACCAAATGGAAACCACCAGTGATTGTTGGCGTGTTTGATGGCAAGGGACATTCTATAAGTGGCTTATACTATGATGAGGAATACGCCGTAGCAGGAGTCGGTCTTTTTGAGCGCGCGAACGGGGAAAAAGTTTCCATTCGCAATCTCGGAATAAAAGATGCTTTTATTCGGTGTAACGGAAATGTGGCTGGCGGTATTGTTGGGGTATCTGAAACTGAACTAGAAATTGCCAATAGCTTCTTTGAGGGAACGCTTTATTCTAAGGGCAAATATGGTGCAGGTGGTCTCGTGGGCGATGCCATTAACAGAGCGTCAAAAGTGATAACAATTGTCAATAGTTACCATATAGGACCCGTTACGAGTGAATATGGTTTTGCTGGTGGGTTAATCGGTCGATTTAGTCATTACTCGAAGGCAGATCCTTCTTTTGTTGAAGTTGTTAATAGTTTTCATGCAGGTCGTTTGGCAAGTGGTGAAGAAAATTACAAAGAATGCAATGAAAAATCTCTTTATTGTGGCATGATGTTTAAATCGGAATATGTGTCCCGAATAGACAATGTGTATTCTTTGGGAAAAATTCCGACAGTTTCTCGAAATCATGTGTCTGGGGTGATGAGTTATCCAATCGAAAAGTTTGAAGATGGAACCGTTGCTCAACTACTGCACGATTATAATCAAGACGGGGTTGACGGTAGCATCTGGGGACAATCTAGTGGCAGAAAGTATCCGGACTTTAGTGGAAATGTCAAGGGGTTCTCTCCTTCTTATGCAAAAATAGAATGGCACTCTTATAGTAGTGATAAATATCCTTATCCGGCAAAGGTCTTGAAGGGTTCGCAACTTGTCTTGCCGGACCATCGCGAAATGGTTCGAGATGGGTATATTTTTGGCGGTTGGTATGACAACGCTGGCTTTATGGGGTCTCCGATTTTTAGTATGAATGTGACTAAGGATGCGGTTCTCTATGCAAATTGGATAGAAGTAAAAAAGCCTGGTTTGGTAAATGGCTGCTATCAGATTTCGAGTGCGGAAGAACTCTATGGATTTGCTCGTGTTGTGAATCAGGGTGATTCTACAGCGTGTGGTGAATTGACTCGCAATATTACAATCAATCAGAATGTGCTGGATTCTAACGGGAATCCTCCCCTGGATGCGGAATATGGCTTTGCTCATTGGACTCCGATTGGAAATGAAAATTGTCCATTCAGTGGAAAATTTGAAGGCAATGGGTATACCATTAGCGGGTTGTATCAGTATGCTTTGAACGAGTACGGTGGATTGTTTGGGGTGGTAAATGGTGGCTCTGCGAAGGATCCTGTTTTTATACATCATTTAGGTATTTCGGATTCCTATTTTAGGGGAGGCTTTGACAGTTTCTGGTCTAATACGGCGTCTGTTGTTGGTGGCGTAAGTGAAAAAAGTTATCTCAAAATATCAAGGGTTTATAGCACAGCTACGGTTGAAAACGGTGGCGGCTTTGTTTCTACTAACGAAGGAATTCTTGATATTGACAGCTGCTATAGTCTTGGTAAAGGCATTGTTTCTTCGTATGATGCGTCTTATGATGCATTGATAGATAAATCATATTCCGGGTATGTAGATCCAATCAGACTGCCCTTGGTGACGAATTCCTATTGCGTTGTGGAATCTCGTTATGATTGCAAACTCATGGATCCAAAGAATTTTGATGAGAAAATGTTCGGCTTTGTAGAATCGGATACATCGGGGCATCTTATGCCGTTCACGCCCTTTGTTAACTTGAAAAATCCTCCGGTTGCAATTGTTGCCTCGGGTAAGCAAATACAAGTCAATGGAGCTGCTCCTGGTCAAAAGTACGCCGTTTTGGACATGCAGGGACGTGTTATTTATCAGGGTGTTGCCGAAATATCGAATTTTGTGCTGAATATACCTCGTTCTGGCAAGTATATCGTGCGTGTTGGAAAGGCGATGCGGCCGGTTTTGGTTAAATAG
- a CDS encoding HD domain-containing phosphohydrolase, whose product MRNKIFAYKDAVGFENELFLFSKWYKEHGSPTMCFQIHSTILDPEKLKPVWDILERVFPDIPWFGNSTAGNIVDCEQAVDISVSAIIFEKTTSKFQVFQYDFSRESVGGIASEIVKEADKNPWVKAVEIYHCISPFSTTALCEGLDSLAPNIQVFGGIVCSPDITSPNSCVFSSVGGYTKSGLLVVFYGGDDLYIESRKISGWKPIGRNFHVTRSEGNILYELGGVPAYEVYNKYLNIKNDNNFFYNALEFPMLYEHNGVSIVRAAGASNPDGSLSMSSDIDEGSIVRLSYGEPQLIVEKIKAESEACEKFAPEVQHIFSCAARKAFWSQHEPTYEISPFKGLASSTGFFSHGEFLREKGHLNQHNITLVFASMREGPAVKHEHAPVEDIQEGMASRLPLAARMATFIRETSFELEQINSKLRVMNEHLQDVATTDALTGLENRLAFDEILKTISQEDSEAGTWTMVLMDVNGLKYANDTFGHQAGDALIVAAGNAIKSAYGATGNCFRIGGDEFAVVTRAPLDSLFVLYSNLQKCIEEYNKDALYHLSIAVGESRLRSDSGVRKSISDWKMEADLNMYRDKVRYHKPVENNENQNLKDLISCLITVEEAKDSYTAHHSDRVKAFSEQIARLLGLSEGSVSLITHAALLHDIGKMGISDNVLGKPGKLTDDEFSIIKQHPVIGAKILMQSNYTHELVQIVLHHHERFDGRGYPEGLKGEEIPIGARIIAIADSVDAMTSKRVYRDALSLDYCRKEIEKNLGVMYDPAIGKVVLDHWNEVADLLMKLQSGRPKIVNRTN is encoded by the coding sequence ATGAGGAACAAAATATTTGCGTATAAGGATGCAGTCGGGTTTGAAAACGAACTCTTCCTGTTTAGCAAGTGGTACAAGGAACATGGTTCCCCCACGATGTGCTTCCAAATACATTCAACCATATTGGATCCCGAAAAACTGAAGCCCGTTTGGGATATTCTGGAACGGGTATTCCCCGATATCCCGTGGTTTGGCAATTCGACCGCCGGAAACATTGTGGATTGCGAACAGGCCGTCGATATTTCGGTGTCTGCCATTATTTTCGAAAAAACGACGAGTAAATTCCAGGTTTTTCAGTACGACTTCTCTAGGGAATCTGTCGGTGGCATTGCGAGCGAAATCGTAAAAGAGGCAGATAAAAATCCATGGGTAAAGGCTGTAGAAATTTATCACTGCATTTCGCCCTTCTCGACGACGGCTCTTTGCGAAGGGCTTGACAGCCTTGCTCCGAACATTCAGGTTTTTGGCGGTATTGTTTGCTCTCCCGATATTACGAGCCCGAATTCCTGCGTGTTCTCGTCGGTGGGTGGCTATACGAAGTCCGGTCTTTTGGTCGTGTTCTACGGCGGTGACGATCTTTATATTGAATCTCGCAAGATTAGCGGCTGGAAACCCATTGGACGTAACTTCCACGTGACCCGTTCGGAGGGCAATATCCTTTATGAACTGGGCGGCGTTCCGGCCTACGAAGTTTATAACAAGTACCTGAATATTAAGAACGATAACAATTTCTTCTACAACGCGCTTGAATTCCCTATGCTTTACGAGCATAATGGCGTTTCGATTGTGCGTGCGGCTGGCGCGAGTAATCCGGATGGTTCGCTCTCCATGTCTTCGGATATTGACGAGGGGTCCATTGTCCGGTTGTCGTATGGTGAACCGCAATTGATTGTGGAAAAGATTAAGGCTGAAAGTGAAGCGTGCGAAAAGTTTGCTCCCGAAGTGCAGCATATCTTCTCTTGCGCGGCCCGAAAGGCGTTCTGGTCCCAGCATGAACCGACTTACGAAATTTCTCCGTTCAAGGGCTTGGCTTCTAGCACAGGTTTCTTCTCACATGGTGAATTCCTTCGTGAAAAGGGCCACTTGAACCAGCACAACATTACGCTCGTATTTGCCTCGATGCGTGAAGGTCCTGCGGTAAAGCATGAACATGCTCCTGTAGAAGATATCCAAGAGGGAATGGCTTCGCGTTTGCCGCTTGCGGCCCGTATGGCAACGTTCATTCGCGAAACTTCTTTTGAACTGGAACAGATTAACAGCAAGCTGCGCGTGATGAACGAACACTTGCAAGATGTCGCGACGACCGATGCCTTGACGGGTCTTGAAAACAGGCTTGCCTTTGATGAAATCCTCAAGACGATTAGCCAGGAGGATAGCGAAGCCGGTACCTGGACTATGGTGTTGATGGATGTGAACGGCTTGAAGTACGCAAACGATACCTTTGGCCACCAGGCGGGCGATGCCTTGATCGTGGCGGCAGGTAACGCCATCAAGAGCGCTTACGGTGCAACTGGAAACTGCTTCAGAATTGGCGGTGACGAATTTGCCGTGGTGACGCGTGCTCCGCTGGATTCGCTGTTCGTGCTGTATAGCAACCTGCAGAAGTGTATCGAAGAATACAACAAGGACGCTTTGTACCACTTGTCCATTGCAGTGGGCGAAAGCCGCCTGCGTAGCGATTCTGGCGTTCGCAAGTCCATTAGTGACTGGAAGATGGAAGCGGACTTGAACATGTACCGCGACAAGGTGCGTTACCACAAACCGGTCGAAAACAATGAAAACCAGAACCTCAAGGACTTGATTTCTTGTTTGATCACGGTGGAAGAAGCGAAGGATTCCTACACGGCTCACCATTCCGATCGCGTGAAGGCTTTCTCGGAACAGATTGCTAGGTTGCTTGGCCTGTCGGAAGGTTCTGTCTCGTTGATTACCCATGCCGCGCTCTTGCACGATATCGGCAAGATGGGCATTAGTGACAACGTGCTCGGTAAACCCGGTAAACTGACGGATGATGAATTCTCGATTATTAAGCAGCATCCGGTGATTGGCGCTAAGATCTTGATGCAGTCCAACTACACCCACGAACTGGTGCAGATTGTGCTTCACCATCATGAACGCTTCGATGGCCGCGGTTACCCCGAGGGCCTGAAGGGTGAAGAAATTCCTATCGGCGCCCGAATCATTGCCATTGCGGACTCTGTCGACGCGATGACGAGCAAGCGCGTATACCGTGATGCCTTGTCGCTGGATTACTGCCGCAAAGAAATCGAGAAGAATCTGGGCGTGATGTACGACCCTGCCATCGGCAAGGTGGTGCTGGATCATTGGAACGAGGTCGCCGATTTGCTGATGAAGCTGCAGAGCGGTCGCCCGAAAATCGTCAATCGCACCAATTGA
- a CDS encoding citrate synthase: MSDNAILSYNGKSIELPVVEGAENEHGLDICKLRKETGLVTLDYGYLNTGSTRSAITYVDGEHGILRYRGYSIEDLAEKATFPETAWLLIYGELPTQQQLARFRTLLTENSLLHENLLHFFRQMPPSAHPMGILSSIVNAVGLFTPRFYDDENIADVFDLTTASLISKIRTIAAFSYKASIGEPFVYPEAERSYCSNFLNMMFSSKARSYHPDPIMEKALNTLLIVHADHEQNCSTSTVRMVGSSHANLYASICAGICALWGPLHGGANQAVLETLLRIQQSGMTIEQVMDKAKDKNDPFRLSGFGHRVYKSYDPRAKVLKKLMYQVFEREHFHDPLLDIALKLEEAALKDDYFIERKLYPNVDFYSGILYRAMGIPTNMLTVMFAIGRLPGWIAHWKEMHDDPNSKINRPRQIYTGHTARAWVDRDKR; this comes from the coding sequence ATGTCCGACAACGCCATTTTAAGTTACAACGGAAAGAGCATCGAGCTCCCTGTTGTTGAAGGTGCTGAAAACGAACACGGTCTCGACATCTGCAAACTCCGCAAGGAAACCGGCCTGGTGACCTTGGATTACGGCTACCTGAACACCGGTAGCACCCGAAGCGCCATCACTTACGTGGACGGCGAACACGGAATCCTGCGTTACCGCGGCTACAGTATCGAAGACCTTGCCGAAAAGGCTACCTTCCCCGAAACCGCCTGGCTCCTGATTTACGGTGAACTGCCGACTCAGCAGCAGCTGGCGCGTTTCCGCACGTTGTTGACCGAGAACTCTCTCCTCCACGAGAACCTTCTGCACTTCTTTAGGCAGATGCCGCCGAGCGCCCACCCGATGGGCATCCTCAGCTCCATCGTGAATGCCGTGGGCCTGTTTACGCCGCGTTTCTACGACGATGAAAACATCGCCGACGTGTTCGACCTCACGACTGCAAGCCTGATTTCAAAGATCCGCACGATTGCCGCCTTCTCTTACAAGGCAAGCATCGGCGAACCGTTCGTGTACCCCGAAGCAGAACGCAGCTACTGCAGCAACTTCCTGAACATGATGTTCAGCAGCAAGGCCCGTTCCTACCACCCGGATCCGATCATGGAAAAGGCGCTGAACACGCTTCTGATTGTACACGCCGACCACGAACAGAACTGCTCTACTTCTACCGTGCGTATGGTGGGCAGCTCTCACGCTAACTTGTACGCAAGTATCTGCGCTGGTATTTGCGCCTTGTGGGGTCCGCTCCATGGCGGTGCTAACCAGGCCGTACTCGAAACGCTCCTGCGCATCCAGCAGAGCGGCATGACCATCGAACAGGTGATGGACAAGGCCAAGGACAAGAACGACCCGTTCCGTCTTTCCGGCTTCGGTCACCGCGTCTACAAGAGCTACGATCCGCGCGCCAAGGTACTCAAGAAGCTCATGTACCAGGTGTTCGAACGCGAACATTTCCACGATCCGCTGCTGGACATTGCGCTCAAGCTCGAAGAAGCCGCCCTCAAGGACGACTACTTCATCGAACGCAAGCTCTATCCGAACGTGGACTTCTACTCGGGCATTCTCTACCGCGCCATGGGCATCCCGACGAACATGCTTACCGTGATGTTCGCTATCGGCCGCTTGCCCGGCTGGATTGCCCACTGGAAGGAAATGCACGACGACCCGAATTCCAAGATTAACCGTCCGCGCCAGATTTACACGGGCCACACGGCTCGCGCCTGGGTCGACCGCGACAAGAGATAA
- a CDS encoding aminotransferase class I/II-fold pyridoxal phosphate-dependent enzyme, which produces MNYNPLAQALNAELSANGCKVLDMLSEQGKAIFFPRKGILGQGAEAKGSEINATIGTALEDDGSPLVLDCVLKSLNLPKTSFLYAPSFGNPDLRKAWKELDIKKNPTLATKSFSNPVVTAALTHAISCAGYLFLDAGDEVIIPDLYWDNYELVFENARGAKIKTFNTFKNGGFDTEALKAALEASKGDKKVVLLNFPNNPTGYTATEKEAVEIAKILTECAAKGNKVVALLDDAYFGLVYEEGVTKESLFVKLVDAHENLLAVKLDGPTKEDYVWGFRVGFMSFGFKGATEAQLKALEDKAAGTVRGNISNAPSISQKILLAAFQSPEYQQQKQEKYAVLKKRYDIIKEVFAAHPEYKDAFEPMPCNSGYFMCIKPKGVDAEQLREKLIKDYSTGTIMLSGLIRLAFSAVPTEKLPKLFDNIYNCILKMK; this is translated from the coding sequence ATGAACTACAATCCTTTAGCACAGGCTCTGAACGCTGAACTTTCCGCAAACGGCTGCAAAGTTCTCGACATGCTCTCTGAACAGGGCAAGGCGATTTTCTTCCCCCGCAAGGGAATCCTCGGCCAGGGCGCCGAAGCCAAGGGCTCCGAAATCAACGCTACCATCGGAACCGCTCTCGAAGACGACGGCTCTCCGCTCGTGCTGGATTGCGTTCTCAAGTCCCTGAACCTCCCCAAGACTTCTTTCCTGTATGCCCCGAGCTTCGGTAACCCGGACCTCCGCAAGGCCTGGAAGGAACTGGACATCAAGAAGAACCCGACGCTTGCCACCAAGAGCTTCAGCAACCCGGTGGTGACCGCCGCCCTGACGCATGCCATCAGCTGCGCCGGCTACCTGTTCCTCGACGCCGGCGACGAAGTGATTATCCCGGACCTGTACTGGGACAACTACGAACTCGTGTTCGAAAACGCCCGTGGCGCCAAGATCAAGACTTTCAACACCTTCAAGAACGGCGGCTTCGACACCGAAGCCCTCAAGGCCGCTCTCGAAGCTAGCAAGGGCGACAAGAAGGTCGTTCTCCTGAACTTCCCGAACAACCCGACCGGTTACACCGCTACCGAAAAGGAAGCTGTCGAAATCGCCAAGATTCTCACGGAATGCGCCGCCAAGGGTAACAAGGTGGTGGCCCTCCTCGACGATGCTTACTTCGGACTCGTGTACGAAGAAGGCGTGACAAAGGAATCCCTGTTCGTGAAGCTCGTGGACGCTCACGAAAACCTCCTCGCTGTCAAGCTCGACGGCCCGACCAAGGAAGACTACGTATGGGGCTTCCGCGTGGGCTTCATGAGCTTCGGCTTCAAGGGTGCTACCGAAGCACAGCTCAAGGCTCTCGAAGACAAGGCCGCCGGTACCGTCCGTGGTAACATTTCCAACGCCCCGAGCATCAGCCAGAAGATCCTGCTCGCCGCATTCCAGAGCCCCGAATACCAGCAGCAGAAGCAGGAAAAGTACGCTGTGCTCAAGAAGCGCTACGACATCATCAAGGAAGTTTTTGCCGCCCATCCGGAATACAAGGACGCCTTTGAACCGATGCCGTGCAACAGCGGCTACTTTATGTGCATCAAGCCGAAGGGCGTTGACGCAGAACAGCTCCGCGAAAAGCTCATCAAGGACTACAGCACCGGTACGATCATGCTTTCTGGCCTGATTCGCCTCGCATTCTCTGCCGTGCCGACCGAAAAGCTTCCCAAGCTGTTCGACAATATCTATAATTGCATTTTGAAGATGAAGTAA